In Malus sylvestris chromosome 15, drMalSylv7.2, whole genome shotgun sequence, a single genomic region encodes these proteins:
- the LOC126601848 gene encoding uncharacterized protein LOC126601848, whose amino-acid sequence MEKLRRSSKNKTDIACKRHPKHQQSPGVCSLCLKEKLERVAHKLSTYSVPYLHRNFSASPSTTSSLSSYYSSSSASSSSSPAPGYEQKGSISWLLSGENNVLSKSRSLVNYFPRRKREMGSEEKKKSRFWTKLLRPISKRREEGLMHSRTVREIRVPNRMP is encoded by the coding sequence ATGGAAAAGCTCAGAAGATCGTCCAAAAACAAGACCGATATCGCTTGCAAGAGGCACCCGAAACACCAACAATCGCCGGGCGTTTGCTCCTTGTGCTTGAAGGAAAAGCTAGAACGAGTTGCTCACAAGCTCTCGACTTATTCTGTCCCCTACTTGCATAGAAATTTTTCCGCTTCTCCTTCTACGACTTCTTCTTTATCGTCGTACTACTCGTCCTCTtcggcttcttcttcttcatctcccGCGCCAGGTTACGAGCAAAAGGGTTCGATATCTTGGTTGTTGAGCGGTGAAAATAATGTGCTTAGTAAAAGTAGGTCGCTGGTGAATTATTTTCCGAGACGAAAGAGGGAGATGGGAagtgaagagaagaagaagagtcgGTTTTGGACAAAGTTGCTTCGTCCCATAAGTAAGCGGAGGGAAGAGGGTTTGATGCACTCTAGGACTGTGAGAGAGATCAGGGTTCCTAATAGGATGCCTTGA